A single genomic interval of Camelina sativa cultivar DH55 chromosome 11, Cs, whole genome shotgun sequence harbors:
- the LOC104728002 gene encoding U-box domain-containing protein 4-like, translating into MVSVEDPISHSNSTRFPLSTDFYGSSSPSAARLHRQAGRSMRTVRSNFYQSGDQSCSFVGSIGDKSEYASEFLSDSVIDMRLGELALKNSNSLNSTASSMKEEAFLDISQAFSDFSACSSDISGELQRLACLPSPDAAERYENGGDNEAEQDPEPCLGFLQRENFSTEIIECISLIGESGAIQALIPLLRCNDPWTQEHAVTALLNLSLHDQNKTVIAAGGAIKSLVWVLKTGTETSKQNAACALLSLALLEENKGSIGACGAIPPLVSLLLNGSCRGKKDALTTLYKLCTLQQNKERAVTAGAVKPLVDLVAEEGTGMAEKAMVVLSSLAAIDEGKEAIVEEGGIAALVEAIEDGSVKGKEFAILTLLQLCSDSVRNRGLLVREGAIPPLVGLSQSGSVSVRAKRKAERLLGYLREPRNEGCSTSP; encoded by the exons ATGGTTTCAGTGGAGGATCCGATATCTCATTCGAATTCTACTCGCTTCCCGTTATCAACCGACTTCTACGGTTCTTCTTCGCCGTCGGCGGCGAGGTTACACCGACAAGCTGGCCGTTCGATGAGGACAGTGAGATCTAATTTCTACCAAAGCGGTGATCAATCTTGCTCTTTCGTCGGCTCAATCGGCGATAAATCTGAGTACGCCTCGGAGTTCCTTTCCGATTCCGTCATCGACATGAGGCTCGGCGAGCTCGCTTTGAAAAACAGTAATTCTCTCAATTCAACCGCTTCCTCGATGAAAGAGGAAGCGTTTCTCGACATTTCTCAGGCCTTCAGTGATTTCTCCGCTTGTAGTAGCGATATCTCCGGGGAGCTACAGCGTCTCGCTTGCTTGCCGTCGCCGGACGCTGCTGAGAGGTATGAGAACGGCGGAGATAACGAAGCGGAGCAGGATCCGGAGCCGTGTTTAGGGTTTCTACAGAGGGAGAACTTCTCTACGGAGATTATTGAGTGTATTTC GTTGATTGGGGAATCTGGAGCTATTCAAGCTTTGATTCCGCTTCTTCGTTGTAACGATCCATGGACACAGGAGCATGCGGTCACAGCGCTCTTGAACCTCTCTTTACACGACCAGAATAAAACTGTAATCGCCGCAGGGGGAGCGATTAAATCATTAGTGTGGGTACTCAAGACGGGGACGGAGACTTCAAAACAGAACGCAGCATGTGCGTTGCTTAGTTTGGCACTATTGGAGGAGAACAAAGGCTCAATCGGAGCGTGCGGTGCGATTCCGCCGCTGGTTTCTCTTCTGTTGAACGGATCTTGCAGGGGGAAGAAGGATGCTCTGACGACGCTTTACAAGCTGTGTACACTTCAGCAAAACAAGGAGAGAGCGGTTACTGCTGGAGCGGTGAAGCCGTTGGTGGACCTTGTAGCGGAGGAAGGAACTGGAATGGCTGAGAAGGCGATGGTGGTTTTGAGTAGCCTTGCAGCGATAGATGAAGGCAAAGAGGCTATTGTAGAGGAAGGAGGCATCGCAGCGCTTGTTGAGGCTATTGAAGATGGATCTGTTAAAGGGAAAGAATTTGCGATCTTGACGCTGTTGCAGCTTTGTTCTGATAGCGTTAGAAACCGTGGGTTGCTTGTGAGGGAAGGTGCGATTCCTCCGCTTGTAGGTCTATCTCAAAGCGGCTCTGTTAGTGTTAGAGCTAAGCGCAAG GCAGAAAGACTTCTGGGGTATCTTCGGGAGCCAAGGAATGAGGGATGTTCAACAAGCCCTTGA
- the LOC104723471 gene encoding inositol transporter 4-like, whose protein sequence is MVEGGIAKADKTEFTECWRTTWKTPYIMRLALSAGIGGLLFGYDTGVISGALLFIREDFDEVDKKTWLQSTIVSMAVAGAIVGAAVGGWINDKFGRRMSILIADVLFLIGAIVMALAPAPWVIIVGRIFVGFGVGMASMTSPLYISEASPARIRGALVSTNGLLITGGQFFSYLINLAFVHTPGTWRWMLGVAGVPAIVQFVLMLSLPESPRWLYRKDRIAESRAILEKIYPADEVEAEMLALKESVEAEKADEAIIGDSFSTKIKGAFGNPVVRRGLAAGITVQVAQQFVGINTVMYYSPSIVQFAGYASNKTAMALSLITSGLNAVGSIVSMMFVDRYGRRKLMIISMFGIITCLIILATVFSQAAIHAPKIDPMESRTFAPNATCPAYVPLAAENAPPSRWNCMKCLRSECGFCASGVQPYAPGACVVLSDDMKATCGSRGRTYFKDGCPSKFGFLAIVFLGLYIIVYAPGMGTVPWIVNSEIYPLRYRGVGGGIAAVSNWVSNLIVSESFLSLTHALGSSGTFLLFAGFSTIGLFFIWLLVPETKGLQFEEVEKLLEAGYKPSLLRRRNKKGKEVDTA, encoded by the exons ATGGTGGAAGGAGGGATAGCTAAAGCAGACAAAACAGAGTTCACAGAGTGTTGGAGAACGACATGGAAGACACCTTACATCATGAGATTAGCTCTCTCCGCTGGTATCGGAGGTCTTCTCTTCGGTTACGATACGGGAGTCATCTCAGGAGCTCTTCTCTTCATCAGAGAAGATTTCGATGAAGTTGATAAGAAAACATGGCTTCAGTCTACTATTGTTAGTATGGCGGTGGCCGGAGCCATCGTCGGAGCTGCCGTCGGGGGTTGGATCAACGATAAGTTTGGTAGGAGGATGTCGATTCTTATCGCTGATGTTCTTTTCTTGATCGGTGCGATTGTTATGGCGCTTGCTCCTGCTCCGTGGGTTATCATCGTTGGAAGAATCTTTGTTGGGTTTGGTGTTGGTATGGCTTCGATGACGTCGCCGTTGTACATCTCTGAAGCTTCTCCGGCGAGGATTAGAGGTGCACTTGTTAGTACTAATGGTCTTCTCATCACTGGAGGACAGTTCTTCTCCTACCTTATCAATCTTGCTTTTGTCCAT ACTCCGGGAACATGGAGATGGATGTTGGGAGTTGCGGGAGTTCCGGCGATAGTTCAGTTTGTGCTTATGCTGTCTCTGCCTGAGTCTCCACGGTGGTTATACAGAAAGGATAGGATTGCGGAGTCGAGAGCAATTCTTGAGAAGATTTACCCGGCGGACGAAGTGGAGGCGGAGATGTTAGCTTTGAAAGAGTCTGTGGAGGCAGAGAAGGCGGACGAGGCGATCATCGGAGATAGCTTCAGCACTAAAATTAAAGGAGCTTTCGGGAATCCTGTTGTTAGACGTGGGCTCGCGGCTGGTATCACAGTGCAAGTGGCACAGCAGTTTGTGGGGATCAACACTGTCATGTACTACAGTCCTTCAATAGTTCAGTTCGCTGGTTACGCCTCCAACAAGACAGCTATGGCCTTGTCTCTCATTACTTCTGGCTTGAACGCGGTGGGTTCGATTGTGAGTATGATGTTTGTGGATAGGTACGGGAGAAGGAAGCTGATGATCATCTCTATGTTTGGGATCATTACATGTCTTATCATATTAGCCACTGTGTTCTCACAAGCGGCCATTCACGCCCCCAAGATTGATCCGATGGAGTCGAGGACGTTTGCTCCAAATGCTACTTGTCCAGCGTATGTCCCGCTAGCAGCCGAAAATGCTCCTCCTTCAAGGTGGAACTGCATGAAGTGTCTCAGGTCCGAATGTGGATTCTGTGCCAGCGGAGTACAGCCGTATGCACCAGGAGCATGTGTGGTGTTGTCGGATGATATGAAAGCAACTTGCGGCTCAAGAGGAAGAACATATTTCAAAGATGGATGCCCAAGCAAGTTTGGGTTCTTAGCAATAGTGTTTTTGGGTCTTTACATCATAGTGTATGCTCCAGGTATGGGCACTGTCCCGTGGATCGTCAACTCTGAGATCTATCCACTCAGATATAGAGGTGTTGGTGGAGGGATAGCTGCCGTCTCGAATTGGGTCTCCAATCTCATTGTGAGTGAGAGCTTCCTCTCACTCACCCACGCTCTCGGCTCCTCTGGGACCTTCCTTCTCTTTGCCGGCTTCTCCACAATCGGGCTCTTCTTCATTTGGCTGCTCGTTCCTGAAACCAAGGGGCTTCAGTTTGAGGAGGTTGAGAAGTTGCTTGAGGCCGGCTACAAGCCCAGTCTCTTGCGGCGGAGGAACAAGAAGGGCAAAGAGGTCGATACGGCTTAA
- the LOC104723472 gene encoding pentatricopeptide repeat-containing protein At4g16470 gives MRTLQISSSLSHKSYSSSICFTLNRLAMVVYTRELQTEASQSSSCGGPMFSGNATKILRRMLAERRISSFQVESQRKKEKLDKTLKGLCVTGRLKEAVGLLWRSGWLQVQPETYAVMLQECKQRKEYTEGKRIHAQMVVVGFAPNEYLKVKLLILYALSGDLQTAGILFRCLHSKGDLIPWNAMISGYVQKGLEQEGLYIYYDMRQNRIVPDQYTFASVFRACSALASLEHGMRAHAVMIKCLIKSNIIVDSALVDMYFKCSSFSDGHKLFDQLSTRNVVTWTSLMSGYGYHGKVSEVLKCFDKMKEEGCRPNPVTFLVVLTACNHGGLVDKAWEHFNSMKRDYGIEPEGQHYAAMVDTLGRAGRIQEAYEFVMKSPCKEHAPVWGSLLGACRIHGNVKLLEVAATKFLELDPTNGGNYVVFANGYASCGFLDAASKVRRRMENAGVKKDPGYSQIEIQGEVHRFMKDDTSHKLSVKIYEKVHEMTSFFMDVDYYPDDLDACCPV, from the exons ATGAGAACACTACAAATCTCgtcttctctttctcacaaaTCCTATTCTTCTTCTATCTGCTTCACGCTGAACAGGCTCGCCATGGTTGTTTACACTCGGGAGTTACAAACAGAGGCGTCTCAGTCTTCGTCTTGTGGTGGTCCTATGTTTTCCGGCAACGCAACCAAGATCCTACGCCGGATGCTTGCCGAGAGGAGGATTAGCAG CTTTCAGGTGGAGAgtcagagaaagaaagagaagctgGATAAGACACTAAAGGGTCTGTGTGTTACTGGGAGGTTGAAAGAAGCTGTTGGGTTATTGTGGCGTAGCGGGTGGTTGCAAGTCCAGCCTGAGACTTATGCTGTGATGTTGCAGGAATGTAAGCAAAGGAAGGAGTATACAGAAGGGAAACGGATACATGCTCAGATGGTTGTTGTAGGATTTGCTCCCAATGAGTATTTGAAAGTCAAGTTGTTGATACTTTACGCCTTATCTGGGGATCTTCAAACTGCTGGGATTCTCTTTCGTTGTTTGCATTCTAAGGGGGACTTGATTCCATGGAACGCCATGATATCAGGGTATGTGCAAAAGGGTCTAGAACAAGAAGGGCTTTATATTTACTATGATATGAGACAGAACAGAATAGTTCCGGACCAGTATACCTTTGCTTCAGTGTTTAGAGCTTGTTCAGCGTTAGCATCCCTGGAACACGGAATGAGAGCCCACGCTGTGATGATTAAGTGCCTTATCAAGTCCAACATTATAGTCGATAGTGCCCTTGTTGATATGTACTTCAAATGCAGCAGTTTCTCTGATGGCCACAAATTATTTGACCAGTTGTCCACCAGAAACGTTGTTACATGGACTTCATTGATGTCTGGATATGGATATCATGGAAAAGTTTCAGAGGTGTTAAAATGCTTTGATAAGATGAAGGAAGAAGGCTGTAGACCAAATCCTGTTACATTTTTGGTGGTTCTCACTGCGTGTAACCATGGAGGTTTAGTTGATAAAGCTTGGGAGCATTTCAATTCTATGAAGAGAGATTACGGGATTGAACCTGAGGGACAACACTATGCAGCTATGGTTGATACGTTAGGGCGTGCTGGTAGGATACAAGAAGCATACGAGTTTGTTATGAAGTCACCATGCAAGGAGCACGCTCCGGTATGGGGTTCCTTACTTGGGGCTTGCAGGATTCACGGGAATGTGAAACTGCTAGAAGTCGCAGCTACAAAGTTTTTGGAGTTGGATCCAACAAATGGGGGGAACTACGTGGTGTTTGCCAATGGATATGCGAGTTGTGGATTCCTGGATGCTGCCTCAAAGGTTAGACGGAGAATGGAGAATGCAGGAGTTAAAAAAGATCCCGGGTATAGCCAGATCGAAATACAAGGGGAAGTTCATAGATTCATGAAGGATGATACGTCTCACAAACTTTCTGTAAAGATATATGAGAAGGTCCATGAGATGACCTCATTCTTTATGGATGTTGACTACTATCCAGATGACTTAGACGCTTGCTGTCCTGTTTGA
- the LOC104728003 gene encoding uncharacterized protein At4g04775-like, translated as MSQRSSAGSSGLPSRSSQVGVPCRCWCGGEIRTYTSKTEENPCRRFYRCVVGVKEKKEKHMFRWVDDAVLEEIRMVESKQNQLLEDLKKMVTNNVELQKEMVKEMEEKMEKNMIEIIRQELMVAKESMEKSNKQRICVLFVLAVSMAWLYKKMI; from the exons ATGAGCCAACGTTCTTCGGCTGGATCGTCAGGGTTACCGTCGAGAAGTTCTCAGGTTGGAGTTCCGTGTAGATGCTGGTGTGGTGGAGAGATTAGAACCTACACCTCAAAGACGGAAGAGAATCCCTGTAGGAGATTTTACAGATGTGTTGTTGGTGTGaag gagaagaaggagaaacacaTGTTCCGTTGGGTTGATGATGCTGTTCTAGAGGAGATTAGGATGgttgaaagcaaacaaaaccaactctTAGAGGACCTAAAAAAGATGGTAACAAACAATGTGGAGCTCCAAAAggagatggtgaaggagatggaagaaaagatggagaagaatatGATTGAGATCATCAGGCAAGAGCTAATGGTTGCGAAAGAGAGTATGGAGAAGTCGAACAAGCAGAGGATTTGTGTACTATTCGTATTGGCAGTTTCAATGGCCTGGCTTTATAAGAAGATGATATGA
- the LOC104723474 gene encoding zinc finger CCCH domain-containing protein 18-like — MEEEAVESRKSRKEQERERRRLRDRERRQSMSQDERENHLARRRKNYQLRRQRAEINRLDSQIQPITGGSQGAVNSPPDSGASLVESSDQSVGIPVEELAKMMGTIRLSRLKHLARTLNKSSTNGAESSNTGASDAKTRCAISSGLRLSRMKRLVRSKGQQEGSLSHSQTTQEPELQ, encoded by the exons ATGGAGGAAGAGGCTGTGGAATCGAGGAAGAGTAGGAAGGAGCAAGAAAGGGAAAGGCGTCGTCtaagagacagagaaagaagaCAATCTATGAGCCAAGATGAGAGAGAAAACCATTTGGCTAGGCGCCGCAAAAACTATCAGCTGCGAAGGCAGAGAGCTGAGATCAACCGTCTTGACTCTCAGATCCAACCAATCACTGGAGGCAGCCAGGGAGCAGTGAATTCACCGCCTGATTCTGGAGCCAGCTTGGTTGAGTCGTCTGATCAGA GTGTGGGAATACCAGTGGAGGAGCTGGCTAAAATGATGGGAACTATAAGGCTGAGCCGTCTGAAACATCTGGCTAGGACCTTGAATAAGTCCAGTACTAATGGTGCAGAGTCAAGCAACACAGGAGCATCAGATGCAAAGACAAGAT GTGCAATATCAAGTGGGCTACGTTTGAGTCGGATGAAACGACTGGTAAGATCAAAGGGCCAGCAAGAGGGGTCGTTGTCGCATTCCCAAACGACGCAAG AACCTGAGCTTCAATAG
- the LOC104723475 gene encoding NADH-ubiquinone oxidoreductase 20.9 kDa subunit-like, producing MNTDITALEKPQYPVVDRNPAFTKVVGNFSTLDYLRFSTITGISVTVGYLSGIKPGIKGPSMVTGGLIGLMGGFMYAYQNSAGRLMGFFPNDGEVASYQKRGGFSK from the exons ATGAACACAGACATCACTGCCTTGGAGAAGCCACAATACCCAGTCGTTGATCGGAACCCTGCTTTCACTAAAGTCGTCGGCAATTTCAGCACCCTCGATTACCTCCGTTTCTCTACCATCACCGGCATCTCCGTCACCGTCGGCTACCTCTCTG GGATTAAGCCTGGGATTAAAGGACCGTCAATGGTTACTGGAGGACTGATCGGGCTCATGGGGGGTTTCATGTATGCGTACCAGAACTCAGCTGGTAGACTCATGGGTTTCTTCCCTAATGATGGTGAGGTTGCTAGTTACCAGAAGCGTGGTGGTTTCTCTAAATGA
- the LOC104723476 gene encoding uncharacterized protein LOC104723476: protein MSSIARDRKEQMVIQSSIVLLQERFRQLQRARELRAERELLNPKPNNQDNILQYYSEPTSFGFFQFLPLNSQTSSSQQLLSLSLCPHSTSESIEKPSFCHQWPTKDDKKIGGFDRYDDVDTSLHL from the coding sequence ATGAGTTCAATAGCAAGAGACCGAAAAGAACAAATGGTGATCCAGTCTTCCATCGTCTTGCTTCAAGAAAGATTCAGACAACTTCAGAGAGCACGGGAGTTAAGAGCTGAGCGAGAGCTccttaaccctaaacctaacaaccAAGACAACATCTTGCAATATTACAGCGAACCCACGAGCTTTGGTTTCTTCCAGTTTCTACCTCTAAACTCTCAAACATCCTCGTCACAGCAGCTTCTCTCCCTCTCCTTATGTCCACACTCCACCTCTGAATCCATTGAAAAGCCAAGCTTTTGTCATCAGTGGCCAACTAAAGACGATAAGAAGATTGGTGGGTTTGATCGATACGACGATGTTGACACGTCTCTCCATCTCTGA